In a genomic window of Aggregatimonas sangjinii:
- a CDS encoding DinB family protein — protein sequence MNNSKSNNRRYFLKKSSVFTLAALGTGGAMFGAPHLSPLPSSSQENDINVVGPKEGYTPQIGTLVSMMNWMRMVILSPVKDMSVSDLDFLVDEDANSIGAMLMHLAATERFYQIHTFDNKNWGDWPKADREKWTVASGLGEEARKKIKGNSYDFYLNELTTVRENTLKEFANRDDEWLMTVDNDWPWGPTNNYCKWFHVCEHESNHNGQFKFIKSRIS from the coding sequence TGAACAATTCGAAATCGAATAATCGCCGATATTTCCTCAAAAAATCATCCGTATTTACTTTGGCTGCCCTAGGTACGGGCGGCGCCATGTTCGGAGCGCCGCATCTATCACCATTACCTAGTTCGTCCCAAGAAAACGACATCAATGTTGTAGGACCAAAAGAGGGCTATACCCCGCAAATCGGCACCTTGGTTTCGATGATGAATTGGATGCGAATGGTCATTCTTTCCCCCGTAAAGGATATGAGCGTTTCGGATTTGGATTTTCTGGTGGACGAGGATGCCAATAGCATCGGGGCCATGCTCATGCATTTGGCAGCAACTGAGCGTTTTTATCAAATTCACACCTTCGATAATAAGAATTGGGGCGATTGGCCCAAGGCGGATAGAGAGAAATGGACCGTAGCTTCAGGTCTTGGGGAAGAAGCCAGAAAAAAGATCAAGGGAAATAGTTATGATTTTTATCTGAACGAGCTTACGACGGTACGAGAAAATACACTCAAGGAATTTGCCAATAGGGACGACGAGTGGTTGATGACAGTTGATAACGATTGGCCATGGGGGCCTACCAACAATTACTGTAAATGGTTTCATGTATGCGAGCACGAGTCCAACCATAACGGGCAATTCAAATTTATCAAGTCCAGAATTTCTTAA
- a CDS encoding GNAT family N-acetyltransferase, with the protein MNIRKARKEDVPLLVEMIANDPLGRLRENYIVPLPDEYYHAFQNISSDPNQELVVVENENGIVIGTLQLSFIQYLTYRGGIRAQIEAVRVYETYRGQGIGQMLFEWAIQRAKDKGAHVVQLTTDKKRPDAQKFYERLGFMASHEGMKLHLK; encoded by the coding sequence ATGAACATCCGAAAGGCTCGTAAAGAAGATGTGCCACTACTTGTAGAGATGATAGCCAATGACCCCTTGGGGCGACTAAGGGAAAATTATATAGTGCCATTACCTGACGAATATTACCATGCTTTTCAAAATATTTCCTCCGATCCGAATCAGGAATTGGTGGTCGTCGAAAATGAAAATGGAATTGTTATCGGAACCTTACAATTGAGCTTTATTCAATATTTGACGTATCGAGGGGGCATCCGCGCGCAGATAGAAGCTGTTCGTGTATACGAGACGTACCGTGGTCAGGGTATCGGACAAATGCTGTTCGAATGGGCCATCCAAAGAGCAAAAGACAAAGGTGCCCATGTGGTGCAATTGACTACGGATAAAAAAAGGCCGGATGCCCAAAAATTCTATGAACGCTTAGGTTTTATGGCCAGCCACGAAGGAATGAAATTGCACTTGAAATAG